A section of the Leptospira kobayashii genome encodes:
- a CDS encoding DUF6580 family putative transport protein, translating to MFQSRLFVASLMVMAAVASRILPHPPNFTPLLAVSLFSGAFLSDKRLAYGVPLLAMLISDLYFGFHSLMPVIYLCMALGVYSGFRLLPDRPALKTAGYTIAGSVLFFLVTNFAVWLTSGMYPLNEQGLVACFALAIPFFQNSIAGDLVYTGALFGGMYLLERMNVVPTTNSAPIKAKI from the coding sequence ATGTTTCAGTCCCGATTATTTGTAGCCTCTTTGATGGTAATGGCCGCAGTCGCAAGTCGTATTTTGCCGCACCCTCCTAATTTCACGCCACTTCTTGCAGTTTCACTTTTCTCCGGAGCCTTCCTTTCGGACAAACGTTTGGCCTATGGAGTTCCTCTATTGGCTATGTTGATCAGCGATTTATACTTCGGTTTTCATTCCCTGATGCCAGTGATTTATCTTTGTATGGCACTTGGTGTATATTCCGGATTCCGACTCCTACCGGATAGACCTGCGCTGAAAACGGCAGGTTACACAATTGCAGGATCTGTTCTTTTTTTCCTTGTTACCAATTTTGCGGTTTGGCTCACTTCCGGGATGTATCCTTTGAATGAACAAGGTCTGGTAGCTTGTTTTGCGCTTGCGATTCCTTTTTTCCAAAATTCAATCGCGGGAGATTTGGTGTATACGGGAGCTCTTTTCGGGGGGATGTACCTCTTGGAAAGAATGAATGTGGTACCTACAACAAACTCCGCCCCAATCAAAGCAAAAATCTAA
- a CDS encoding alpha-L-glutamate ligase-like protein gives MISILRKFKETGILGINRRIGEFILPLNPRENYPLVDDKWLTAELASKNGVFMPHHYSMIEEFGRVKDVPFLLKDQSSFVVKPANGGMGNGILVIEKTIWNETGTPSYHKVGGKILSYKDLLHHISGILSGLYSLDGNSDRAIFQEKLDAHSFFTDISYQGIPDIRVIVYRGYPVMAMVRLPTKESGGRANLHQGAIGVGLKIKEGEMTKIVHKDKIIPSHPDTGFHLEGKIIPHWEEILVLASSCFEMSGLNYLGVDIVLDEKRGPLLLEMNARPGLGIQIANQKGLLGALRWVDGRERVSPNSPQKRVEAARQGL, from the coding sequence ATGATTTCTATACTTAGGAAATTCAAAGAAACGGGAATACTCGGGATCAATAGAAGGATCGGTGAATTCATTCTTCCTTTGAATCCCAGAGAAAATTATCCTCTTGTGGATGATAAATGGCTTACTGCGGAACTTGCTTCCAAAAATGGGGTTTTTATGCCTCATCATTATTCCATGATTGAAGAATTCGGTAGGGTGAAAGATGTTCCTTTCCTTCTTAAGGATCAGTCTTCCTTTGTCGTTAAACCGGCTAACGGTGGTATGGGGAATGGGATTTTAGTCATCGAAAAAACGATCTGGAATGAAACCGGAACTCCTTCCTATCATAAGGTCGGCGGGAAAATTCTATCTTATAAAGATCTTCTGCATCATATCTCGGGAATTCTTTCCGGATTATATTCGTTAGATGGAAATTCGGATCGGGCGATTTTTCAGGAAAAATTGGACGCTCATTCCTTTTTTACGGATATCAGTTACCAGGGGATTCCCGACATTCGTGTGATCGTTTACCGCGGGTATCCTGTGATGGCGATGGTTCGTTTGCCTACGAAAGAATCCGGCGGGCGTGCCAATCTTCACCAGGGAGCCATCGGGGTTGGCTTGAAGATAAAAGAAGGAGAGATGACAAAGATTGTTCATAAGGACAAAATCATTCCTTCTCATCCCGATACGGGTTTTCATTTGGAAGGAAAAATCATTCCTCATTGGGAGGAGATTTTAGTCCTTGCATCTTCTTGTTTTGAAATGTCGGGACTCAATTATTTGGGTGTGGATATTGTTTTGGATGAAAAAAGAGGTCCACTCCTTTTGGAAATGAATGCGAGGCCGGGTCTTGGAATTCAAATCGCAAACCAGAAGGGTTTACTCGGTGCTCTTCGTTGGGTAGATGGAAGGGAGAGAGTGTCGCCGAACAGTCCACAAAAACGAGTGGAGGCCGCCCGGCAGGGTCTTTGA
- a CDS encoding 7TM domain-containing protein, with translation MDRKTLIFFSILVLIPIFSLFYKLKIANLSLLPMPIEDTWNLQVFLYPKENIAFSEANFPIPKNFGQVKVHKWETQDRDMNFSLIKTKFGNMGYWEGEDWDVGHPIGYSAKVQVSPYSHDDPDSDTSKKVSEKQIDYISLKFYQPTELAEGKKILASIHPYDKDKLNAAKQIFYFVSEEVLNTSKEMKLVDTLLVRQGNAYSKSLMFSLLCRLREIPVRTVAGFDLQKVSEKSKDNKVRFTFWNEISLNGRWYHVSTSKEIFGNKAENLLPLWKRVEEKRDLGFEPSTLRYSAYITQASVNRYNYKEYSEEVRETNSFLKYYSLYTLPLPLQNLFRVVILLPIGAIVLGIARNLIGIPTFGIFTPILLSMFFWETNLWFGIVFFLSMIMIGFFERYALDKFYLLAVPRLSILLTITVLSLILFSIWNESFSLFNNLTITLFPIVITTIFIERFSIMLIEEGVKNTLVTLAGTFFIALVTYTLFLFSSLQVLFFTHPELLLVIIAIQLLLGQYKGYRLTELFRFREIFSKLQ, from the coding sequence GTGGATCGGAAAACATTGATTTTTTTTTCCATATTGGTGCTGATCCCGATATTTAGTTTATTTTACAAATTAAAGATCGCAAATCTTTCCCTTCTCCCCATGCCGATTGAAGACACTTGGAATTTGCAGGTGTTTTTGTATCCCAAAGAAAACATCGCCTTTTCCGAAGCGAACTTTCCTATACCGAAAAACTTCGGTCAGGTGAAGGTTCATAAATGGGAAACACAGGATCGGGATATGAATTTCAGTTTGATCAAAACGAAATTCGGAAATATGGGATATTGGGAAGGAGAGGACTGGGATGTAGGTCATCCGATCGGTTATTCGGCCAAGGTTCAGGTCTCTCCTTATTCCCATGATGATCCCGATTCCGACACTTCGAAAAAGGTTTCCGAAAAACAAATCGATTATATCTCTTTGAAATTCTATCAGCCTACGGAACTCGCGGAAGGAAAAAAAATCCTCGCATCCATCCATCCTTACGATAAGGACAAATTGAACGCCGCCAAACAGATATTTTATTTTGTTTCCGAGGAAGTTTTGAATACTTCCAAGGAAATGAAACTGGTGGATACCTTGCTCGTCAGGCAAGGAAATGCCTATTCCAAGTCGCTGATGTTTTCCTTATTGTGTAGACTCAGGGAAATTCCGGTAAGGACCGTTGCCGGTTTTGATTTGCAAAAGGTTTCCGAAAAATCCAAAGACAACAAGGTTCGGTTTACGTTTTGGAATGAAATCAGTTTGAACGGACGATGGTATCATGTTTCCACTTCCAAAGAAATTTTCGGAAACAAGGCCGAGAATCTGCTTCCTCTTTGGAAACGAGTGGAAGAAAAAAGAGACCTTGGTTTTGAGCCGTCAACTCTTCGTTATTCGGCATACATTACACAAGCGAGTGTAAACCGTTATAATTATAAGGAATACAGTGAAGAAGTAAGAGAAACAAATTCCTTTCTGAAATACTATTCACTTTATACGCTTCCGTTGCCTTTGCAGAATTTATTTCGTGTGGTGATTTTACTTCCTATCGGAGCGATCGTTTTGGGTATTGCCAGAAATTTAATAGGAATCCCTACTTTCGGGATTTTTACACCGATACTACTTTCCATGTTTTTTTGGGAAACGAATCTATGGTTTGGGATTGTTTTCTTTCTTTCCATGATAATGATAGGATTTTTTGAAAGATACGCTTTGGATAAATTTTATCTATTGGCGGTGCCCAGGCTTTCCATTTTACTTACGATTACCGTTTTGAGTTTGATTTTATTTTCCATCTGGAATGAAAGTTTTTCATTATTTAATAATTTGACGATCACTTTGTTTCCTATTGTAATCACTACGATTTTTATAGAGAGATTTTCCATCATGCTGATTGAAGAAGGTGTGAAAAATACCCTGGTAACACTCGCCGGTACTTTCTTTATCGCACTCGTCACCTATACTTTGTTTTTGTTTTCTTCCTTGCAGGTTTTGTTTTTTACACACCCCGAATTGCTTTTGGTTATAATCGCCATACAGTTGTTACTTGGTCAGTATAAGGGGTACAGGTTGACGGAACTTTTCCGATTCAGAGAGATTTTTTCCAAACTACAATGA